CCGCCCGTGGAAGACACAAAACCGGGCCACGATGATGATGCCAATAGCTTCAACGGAAGTGAGCCCGAGGAATACTTTGGCACTGTGAATGATATGAAAGCACCCAGTGCTGCCATGTCGGCTACAGAACGAGCCAGGAGGGCGGAGGAATTGAAACGTCGCGGCAGTGTCGACGATCGTACGACGACGATGTCTGGTGTTCGCCTCTTCGTTGCGAACCCAGATGAATAAGCGGGTCTACAGGAGCTTTGGATCTAAAAGCCTTCACTATACGTTTTTCATTTTCTCCTTATTATGTTGAAGATACCGTCTTTTGATTGATACCAGGACTAGCAGCGATCAGGCCACTACTACCATGGCCTGATCTGTCAAGTCCACGTCTCTCGTTTTGTTTCAACCAGGTGGCATGGACCCTTGGAGTTGATTCTTGCTTTTTGTCTCGTTATATTCCCCTCTGCTGCATGGCATTGGAGCACCACGTTGATGAGACATTGGCTTGCATTTGCACTTGGTGCATATCCTTGGGCATATTTCTGGCCCGGTGGTGAATTTTGTGACTAGATATAATAATATAATAATAAGATTGTACATAGCACTTGCTAGATCTCATGGAGCAATTGGGCGAACACACTACTCCGTATGTATGGCCTGCTATCAACCGCTGACTAACGCTCACGTGATGGCGACGCGAACCCGCGACTTCGATTAGAACGCGTTTCCGTTAACCTCAGGCTCTCCATGATAACTCGGGTCCACACGACGCAGCATAACACATCCCGTTGCTGATTCTTATTACTGAACGGTTCAATTTGACCGAGAACGGCTTATCTAGTAAGCTTCAGAGCCATCGAACGTGAGTCGGCGAGATTCTCAACGAACGCCCTTCCATCTCCGGCCTCGGATACCCAACCAAACCCCTGATACACGCCCACCGCAATTGATCGATAAATCATTCCATGACCGAATAATCACCATTTATCACTATTAAGTCAACGCTAGAGACTCGCGGAACCAATGATTACCAGGGCCACTTCGCTGGGAACCGCAATGGAAGTCATGGATACCAGTCCGGGGCTCCCTCAGCCTCGATCCCAGTCCGAGCAGACGTTATCGACGACACACGAGACGCCTAGAAAGCGCCCATTACGGGATGTCGATGATAGCATGGATGTGGACTCCGGTGCCGGTGCCAGGGAGAAGGAGAATCAGAATCAAGAGAATACCGCTTTGGATCAGAAGTCTTCTACCGAGAACGACAGCGCAGAAAAACCTGCTGTGCAGGAAGCTGTGGTAGAAAATACTTCGAAACCGCAGCCGGAGGTCATAAAAGACGATGTGCGGGTGGAAATCCCGCTAAATGCCATTCCCCCGCCGAACACGACTGCAGAGCATGCCGAACAATCTGCCACGCCTGCCGCGAAGAGGCGGAAGGTGTCCCCCGCGAGCAAGGAGGCTAAGCagcaggagaaggaagcGAAGGATCGGCAGAAGACGGAGGAGAAAGCTaggaaagaggaggagaaagctaagaaggaagaagaaaaggctaagaaggaggaagagaagcgggtgaaggacgaggagaagaagaaacggGAGGCTGAAcgtgaagaggagaagaagaaaaaagaggcGGACCgtgaggaggagaggaagcggagggaggagaagaaaaaggctaaggaggaggagaaggctcagaaggaagaggagaagcggaagaaggaggaggagaggtcTAAGAAGGCGCGGGTATGTTTCTTCTCtggacagttggtggtgagGACTTGCTAACGGGGTCAGGCGCAAACGCGATTGAATTCTTTCTTTGCCAAGCCGAAAACCTCGACTGAGGCTTCTAATGCAGGTTCTGGAGCGGCGACTCAAAAGGAGTCATCTAATGGCACCGCGAATGAGGGTACAGCTAAGAATGTATCGGACTACTACCGCATATTCCCCGAATTCTTTCTGCAGTCGCATACTGTTGTCGCCCCGCCTCACCGATTCGAACGGGATTCTGAAGCACTGGAGATCATGCGACAGAAGGTGGACAAATCATTGAAGAACAACGACAGCTCGCAAGAACCGCCTGTTTTCCGGCCGTCAGAGCTGTTTCGCATGATACCGTATAAGAGACGACGAGGGAGGCAGACGACAACGGTCAAGGATATACTGCTACAACTTCAGAACATGGGAAGCAGTGGAGAGGGTGCAACAACAGTGGAACCCCCGCCAGGCCAACGGCCACAGGATCTCCTTAATAAGGTCCGAATGAAGTCATTACGATTTGGCGAGGATGTCCGTCCGCCATACCAGGGAACGTTTACCAGGAACGTCCCTGAGCCTTCAGCCAAGAAGCTTTCGCGCAATCCGTTCAGCCGCTGCTTACCAGAAACGAACTACGACTACGACTCAGAAGCGGAGTGGGAAGAGCCCGAAGAGGGCGAGGATCTGGActcggaagaagaagaggaaatgagCGATGATGGGGAAGACGACATGGATGGCTTCcttgatgacgatgacgaccaGCCCGTGGACGGGAAAAGACGGCTTATCGTGGGTGATCTGGAACCGCAAAGCAGTGGTCTCCGCTGGCAGGAGAACGACATAGATCCGGTTCTGCACATGTACAAAATCGAGACGATTTCAGATTCAGTCACCTTTCCCATCGATCCCTTCTCGACCGCGTACTGGCAGAAACCATCCAAGTCGAGTGACGCCACGCCGGCCACCCAACCATCCAATTCCAACGGTACAGGGGCCGAAGGGAGCAACAAAACTAGCAATAATAATGGTTTAGCCATACTCGGGAGCGGGCCTGCAAAGGCAAAGCGGTCCTTCCCGCCTGAACAGCTCGAGGAGTTCAAGTCGGCTGTAAATGGTAGTGACCTGAGCAAGCTCGGACTGGTGGAGAttttgaagaagaagtaTGTCTCTTTCAATGTGGTTTTACTAGGATGCGCGCTAACTGAATATAGGTTCCCCAAGGTGTCTAAGGAGGTGCTGAAGGACACGCTGACGAGTACGGCCACGCGGGTTGGGAATAAGGAATCGGAAAAGAAATGGGTTTGCAAGTAATATCTTATCAATATCATATCTTCATATCTTTGAATGATATAAAGCATTTTACAGCATTTTACGGCTATCATGACACTAGGGCTAGATCCTGGAAATTACCAATGCATCCATAGATCAAATGTACATACACGACATTGGCCACCATTAAATCTCCCTATCCTCCCTCACCAACACCCGATACGGATTCCCCGGATCcctttcctcctcctccggcgAAGGAATCGTCTTCTTCACCCGACACGGACTCCCAACAGCGACCGAGAAAGCCGGAACATCCCTCGTAACAATCGACCCCGCTCCAATAGTCGACCCGCGTCCGATACGCACACCAGGAAGAATCACCACATTCCCACCAATCCAGCAATCATCCTCGATGAACACGGGGTGTCCGAACTCGACAAATTTCTGCCGCGAGAGGATGCTGGTGTCGTGGCCTGCGCTGAAGATACTCACGTTCGTGCCGATTTGGACTCTGTCGCCGATTACCACGAGGCTGGTGTCTAAAATTGTTAGGCTGCTGTTGTTagccatacatacatatGAAAGGCACATCCAGCATAACGGCAGAGGAAAAAGGGGAAGGGGGGAATTGAGACAAACTTCCAATTGAAAAAACAATTCCTCCCAATAATCACATTACACCCATAATCCGGCAAAAACGGCGGCTCCACGAACGTCCCATCGCCAACCTTTCCGACGACCCGACGCAGCATCTCCAGTCTCTTCGCGAAGATCTGGTCGTACGAGACCGTCTTCGTGTTGAAGGAGTTATAGTCGGCTGTCACGCCGCGGCAGTGGTGGCGCGCTTCAAGGAGTTTGGGGTTGTTTGGGTTGTACCTGGCATTTATGTTAGGAATTTGTTTCTCCTTCGGGGATggggagagagaggagggaagagagaggagggaagagagaggcACATCATGCCGGAGATCATGCATTCATACTGCTCGCACATGGGGACACCGTTGAGGTCTTGTGCGAGGGCGATGATTTCGGGGCGTTTGTGGGTGGCGGCCATTTTGATTGCGCTTGGGTGGGATggtggatgctggtgttggtaTTGTAGATGTTGAGAGTTGGGTGGGAGGGGAAGGTGGTTTATATGGTGGTTTCAGTATACACTCAATTGCCGGATGGGTGATATCTAGAAGTACATTGTCTATCTCATAGTACTTGCACACCTGACACCGACGATTCCCCGATGTAGACTCGGTTGCCTATTTGGGAAATTTGTAGGCTGTATATCGGATACCCACCGAGATGGCTGACTCCGGAAGAATAGTACTGCAACTAACGCACAGGAACTCAATCCAAGTACTCTCGAGAGCTAGACATTCTGATAAAACTTGGTAGACTCGCGGCACAGCTAAATCCTCGCCATAACCCCCCTCATCTCCCTAATCTCCTTCACAACCTGCAAAGCCGCCTGAGATCCCTGCTCCAATGCTCCATCAATTGCCGCTCGCCAGCCATGCGCCCAGTCTGCCGAcgcaaagaaaacaagcccGTGCCGACTCTGCAACTCCTCCTGATACTTGGTCATGAACTCAGGCGGCCACCATGCCGGTCCACCGAGGGACCACGGATCGGTATTCCAGTTGTGGAAGATCTACCAGCTTTATTAGCATAAACCATCACGAGGAGACGGGGAAGAAGGTTACCATTTTGTTCACTTCCATAGGGTGCAGCTTTTGAAACGCATCCACAGCCTTCTCCGGATTTCTCTCTGGTACGAACGTGGCACGTTCATCTTTCCCGAATCCGACGATATGCGCACGGCCGCTAGGGGTGACCCCATCACCGTATCCAAACATTAGGAGATTGGGGTATCTCATTCCATTCCAAGACGTCAGCCCGGATCCCTCGACGTCCGCGTGGATCTTGTTCATGTAGTTGACGTGCCCTATCGTGATAGCTTCCTGGCGTGTCGGAGACAGCGGTGGGTCAAACATAATGGTATGCAGGACATTGAGTGGTATCGTGCTGACCATTCGGCGGGCACGAAACACCCTTCCTGCGAGGGTGGTAACCGTGACTACATTCGAGCGCTCAACGATCGATTTCACGGGTGTCTGGAAGACATACTGAAGGCCGTTGTCAACTGCATCCTGAAACATAGCGCCAGCCAGCGCAGATTGTCCCTGACGCAGCTTAAAGGTTGTCCAGATAGGCGAGAAGTTCGCTGGATCGTAGGACATAAGTGCCTGGGAGCGAATCATATCCCACAGACTTGAATTTACCATGCTACCCCCGGTgatgtggaggaggagggctGTTAGGATCCAGGCTTCTTCGGTGGATAGTAGATGCTTGATTTCTTCGAAGCGATCTCGGCAAGAGATTTTGTCGTAGCGCTCTACTTCTTCTCGGGATACTAGGATGTTGTTGAGTTGCGAGTGCGGCAGTGGGCAGATGGCACGGCAGTTTTGGCCGTCTGCATTGACGAAGATGGACCATGCTCGCGCGGTTATCTGCCCGGCTTCTTCGTGCGTGAGGGTTCGGGGTGTGGCGTCTGTTATCCTGTGAGCTGGAAGTCCTCGACATATATGGATCGGGCAACTTACCGGGCACATTGATCGTGTAGTAGTCATTGCCGTATCCGCGATGGTGGGTAAGCGTTAGATCCTTATCCATCTTGTATCGCGTCATTTCCTTGAAGAGGTACGCCATGTGATGCGTTACCCAAGTTCCGCCCATTTCGTATAAAGTTCCTTCATAACATGTTAGAATTACCATCACCAGACCAGTAAGGACATCTGCTCACCATCCGATTCCACTGTATAAGTCCGTCCACCAACACGATCTCTCGCCTCAACCATAAGCACCGACAAACCTAGTTCACTTGAGCATATGGTATACAGTTCAATCCAATAAAGAAAACTCACCACAGTCCACCATGTCTCGAGCAGCCATCAAGCCGCTATAGCCAGCCCCAATGACAATGACATCGTAGATATGGCCGGCCGGAGCGGATCGTTTCTCGGGGGGTATGATGACTCCTCTACATTCGAGGTTGCCTTTCTTTACTGTGCTGGAATGTTTGTGCCATGAGTATCCATCTTGGAGTGGTTGGCATTGTGAGTAGTGTCTCGCTGTAGATACGATAGTGAAGGATGGACTTCTGTAAGATGGAAAGTCGGATGACAGATGTGCTCAAGATATATTGTCCTATATCAGGGATTCAGGAGGGTTGCTTATCATGGAgatgtcttttctttccttcctatTTGAGAGATAATAGAACAAACGCATAACCTCGGATGACCTCCGCACAAAGATACAGGGGTACTTAATGAAAGATGCCCTTGGTCATACGCTGGTTCGCTGCCCTTTTGAATGGCCCATTCAATATAAAGAGAAaattgtactccgtagtgtAGTGTCATATGTACATCACTTCACCTTAACCATGCCTTCTCAGCAGTTTTTCCATCTCCTCAATGCTCTCAACACTCTGCAGCGGAGCGACAAATTCTCTGCCTTCCAAGTAATAAATGCCCAATACAAATCATCCCCGGACGAAAATTCCCACATAGCAGTGGATATTCTGGTTCCCAGGATTCTTGCCGACACCGAAATATCAAGACCTTGTCCGATCATTATCCGTATCCATGGAGGATTTCTGGTGTGTTATCTTTTCCAATAAGCGCATGCGAATGAAGCTGACCAGCCCGCAGGTAACAGGATCGAGCCTTTATGCACCGTGGTTCAACGACTGGATTCTCGACTACGCCATCGCAAACCGGGCCGTTGTCATATCCCCAAACTACAGACTTCTCCCAGAAGCGACAGGGAGAGATATCCtggatgacatccatgacttCTGGCACTGGCTCCGAAATACAGCCTCTGTGGATGGGATCCTGCGGCAGACTGGGTACGATGGGATAAGTCTTGATCGGAGTTCTATTCTGCTAATAGGGGAAAGTGCCGGTATGGTTCCTTTCGTTGTGCTATTTTGCGATGAGCAGCTCATGACAGTCACATAGGAGGCTATCTAGCCACTCAATTAGCGATCACCTTCCCGTCGGCTATCAACAGCGTGATCGCGGCATATCCAATGCTCGACCTGCGTTCTCGATTCTACACCGAATCATATTCCAAGCCAATTGTCCATGTCCCCAACATCCCCGCGAGTGTGCTCATGGACCACCTCACGGCCAACAATGACACCGGGACCTGGATCACAGCAGTAGATCCGCCCGATCGCCTTGAGTTAGCATTCTCCATCGTCCAAAATGGTCTGTTTCTGGATGTTCTAGGCGCAGAGGACAAATATCTTTTCCCGATGGACAGAATCGAGGATTTACTATCTGCCGGAAAGAGCATCCGACTTCCGCCTATGTTTATTTTCCACGGGGAACAGGACTCCGCGGTCCCCATTGAGGGGTCGAGAAAATTTGTACAGTTTTTGCGGAGAATGGCTCCGACTACATCAGTTATGTTGTATACTCAAGACGGGGATCATGGTTTTGATGCGGGTGCCACGCTTGAGACGCCTTGGTTGAGGGATAGGTTGGCGAGGATCTCCGCGGCGTGGTTGAAGCAGTCGAGTGCAAATTTGTAGATACATGAGCGTAGTATAATCATGAAATGTTCAGCTGTGTTGTTAGAGACTGtcaatacaaaacaatccaCAATGGTCCACAATTCGAAGACTTGAACTGATATGAAATGATATCGGCGAATCTCCGGACAATTGATTCATCTCATGTAATTGTCAAATAAGATAGAGAAACCaaacgagaatcgaaaagTGAAACTTCGGCAATTGAGGTTTGATCTAATAAGTGGTGCCTATAGCCTCAGTTGCCTAAATAGGGAAAAGTCCCTACTTTCCTAATGGAGTAATAAACAGTTCTACCGAGCATCTCATGACCATACTTTGTATTCCATGCACTCATTCCATTGCGACAGTGCTCTGTTGATGAGGGGAATAGAATGGTGGTATATAGTTCCCTCAGTTCTCCCAGAAAGAGTTAAGTGGCAATCAACCAACACGATATATAGTTACGCAGCACACAATCTACAATCCCACACAATGATCCCCGACTTCTCCGGCGTGTCACTCAAGGGCAAAACTGCCATTGTCACCGGTGCCTCTAGGTAAGCATGTAATCCAATGCATGCGAGAATCATAACTCACCAATACTCTAGGGGCCTAGGTGCGGGCATCGCCCTTCTTCTGGCCAAACGAGGCGCAAACATCGTGGTCAACTACGTGACCGATGGCAGCGCTAAGCGTGCCCAAGATGTCGTGAACGAAATCAACAACCAGATCGGCACGAAGGCGATTCTGTGCCGCGCAGATGTGAGCAAGTTAGAGGAAATCCAGTTGCTCGTGGATGCAGCATTGAAGATAAGCGAAACGGGCCAGATCGACATTCTCATCCACAAGTGCGTGTCCCAGAAAGAATAATTAGCGTGATTAATACATAGCTGACGAGAATGAATACAGCGCCGCCCAAGGCTTGGAGGCCAATCTGATGGACACCACTCCCGAGTTCTACGACCAGCACTTTAACTGCAATGTCCGCGGCCCCATCTTCCTCACCAAAGCGGTCGTTCCTCACATTGCCCGGGGAGGACGCATTGTATTCATCTCTTCGGCTGGAGCCCGTCTGGGTGTAAGCGGCCAAACTGTCTACGCCGCCACCAAGGCCGCCGACGAAGCCCTGGTACGTGTCTGGGCTAAGGAGCTGGGCCAGTCTCACAACATTACCGTTAACTGCGTCAATCCCGGACCTATCGCTACCGGTTCGTCTTCAAATGAGTCAAATAATATGGTTGTGTTGCTGACATGAATATCTACAGATCAATGGTTCCAGAGCGACGAGCAGTTCATCAAGGAGATGCAGCCGATGATCGAGTCTACTCCGGCTGCTGCTCGTGTGGGTGAGGTGGATGATGTTGCGCCCTTGGTGGCTTTCTTGTGCAGTGATGATGCAAGATGGACCACAGGAGCTTGTCTGTCGGCCAATGGAGGGCTGTACAATTAGAGTATATAGGATTCGGCAATCTTGCCATGTACATACTTTGATGAACTATAGCCCTGAATTTATGCGAGTCTTGCGATTTCATTTGTCCAAAGATTTATACAGACAACAAAGCAAAAAGACAGTTTCTATAGTGAGGATGAAGACAATATTGTCACCTGTCTTGTCTATAAAAGATAGCTTGGTCCTTCTTTAGCTtcatccatcatccatctgttttaattttcttctacttgTTCCTCCATATCACCTATTAACATTCTCCAGAGTTCGTTCAACGCTTTTCTGCAGGTGATGCTTTTCATGTTTCAAAGATATTGGCTCTCTGAAGTCTTTGTAGTGCTTCTACGACAAGTGCTATTTCAGGGCGAAGAGTTAACGCTTAATGATATACAGAGAAATGTGCAAGATATACAAAATCCTAATCGACATTTGCTATACAGATATATTTTCAATTATAGGGCAAAGTACAAGAGCACCAATCACCAGAATAAACCACTCCCTCCGCTGCAATCTCAGCACTCATCCCCTTTACATTGATCTCCTTGACCAAAACGCTGCACCAGGTTGGCGTATGACCAGGAGCCATTCGCCGAAACACACTCTGCATAACGGCCTCATCCTCTGCTCGGACAAGGTAGCTTGTAAACCGATAAGCCTGCGCGAGGCCGCGAATGGCACCGGCGTTCTTCAATGCCGCGTCCAGACAGGTGAAAATAGCCTTAAATTCTGCCTCAAGCGATTCGTGGACGAGCTCTGCGGTGTCGAGTCGGAGTCCGATATGGCCGGTCGTATAGACGAGGGATGCGGTGGGGGATACGGGAACTGTAGCCGTAGTGGCATAGCTGGCTGGTTTGAGGCAGTCGCCCACGGGGCCGGGGAGGTGCTTGTATGTAATTTGCTGCATTATGAATGGTAGCGTGTGTCAATTATGGAGAACCGGAAGATGGTTTGAGGTGCCGCTGGGTCATCCTTTCTCCATTCTATGGTATATAAGGGTCGACATGAATATGATGGACATACTTCGGTGGCACGGAATAGTTAGTTTCCCCATTTGGAAATTGAACATTTTAGCGAAAATTTACCGAGATGTCGCTTATCATATGCACGCTGGCGGGAAACGGCAAGACTTTCCCCGGACCCCGCATGCCTGCGGTCAACTCAAGACAGCATGACTGTAATATAACTCACCGTTGCCTGCGTAATACGAAAAAGAGGGCATACTCAGTTGCCCAATTAGGAAAACTGAGTAGACACTTGCCGCTCTAAATTCGAACTGTCCCCATTACTCTAGGCTCCCACACCTCATGCCACAGATGTATGCAATTTCCTAAGACAGATTCAAAATGTCATCCCACGCCTCACACTCTACTTCCCAACTCGGAAAGAGAACCAATTCGTTGGCCTTTGCCGCCATGGACTGCCACACTTGCGCCTCTAACGGCCACAAATGCGATCGCCAGCGTCCGCAATGCACAACTTGTCTGGACCAAGGCCAGAAATGTGGTGGCTTTGCAATGCCTTTATCCTGGGACGAGAGACGCACATGGCTAGGCCAGACATCCCGAAATAAGTCATTAAGGACTGCTCCAgaggagggagatgatgTGCAGAGGTCCTCCGTTTCCCAACATGGAGATACTACATCACCTAATAGCAATCCCCGGAATTTTAGGTTTGTGCTGAATGGCAATAAGACGCGAAAGAGACGGAAGGTTGTCCAATCACGCAAGGAAAACACGCCCGGGCCTGTGACGGCGGCGGAAGCAGTTACGGAAGACTGCCTACCAGCGCTGGATGGGACTAATCTAGACAATATTTTCCTCCGGGGACAGCAGGCTGATCCATTTCCTGAACTGGCATCTCTTGCTGCTTCCGAGCAATGGCTTGATGATCCTGGCAACGGTGTGCACAGTCCTCCGTCAAGAAATTGCCCACTTTTATCAGTATACTTGCTGACCAGTGAGCAGCGCTTTTCTTGAATGACACTTTTGATCTGTCATCTTCGCTCGACTACTTTGCGACCTTGTTGCCGCCGGAGCTCTCCGCCCCATCAGTCCACAACCCCATAACGATGGACCGTGACCCCGCAGAATCGCTAACCGGCCCGGGAGGACTACCAGCGGACGCTTTTCCGGAGGCCCTAGCATCTCTTGTACACCAGGGCGAAGCTTCTGTTGAGGGAGGGGGTGTATTGACGACTCAGCGTTCTCCAGTGGCATCTGGGAGTGGAGCTAGGCTGGTGCCAAGTGCCCCGGTGGGGAGCCAGAGTGACGCTTTATTGCAAATGTGTACGTATTGACGCACTCTCGGTCCTGCTGGATGGTTCGACTCTAACAAATATTCCCTGCTTTAGATGACTCCGAATTCTGCGTCCTCCCTATAACCTCGGATACTGAGTTGAACCCATTCCGCTTTCGCCAACCATTGTCCCAGGCACCTCGGGTCTTGTTCCATTCTATCTTTGCCCTATGCTGCCGGCACCTCAGTCAGCTTACCGGGTCCTGGTCATCAGAAGAGCGGGAACATCGCAGCCAAGCTTCGAAACTATTAGAGTCTGCTTTGAAAATCGACCAGCTTGCGAGGAGAGGATTGACTTTGTTAGATCCGATCTTAATCCTCTTCACGCTTGATGTAATGCTTGCCTGGCTCTATGTATGCAGTACTTGCTGACGGTAATTGTGTAAGTGCACCATCTCCGCGTCTGGTCGATGGTCGACTCATTTGAGCCGCGTGCGGTCCATCCTTGAAACATGTGGTGGTGCTACCGCTTTGAACAATGCTCGCCTTCGGTCACAAGTAGCTATGATGCTCTGGTATGCTGTTCCCCTTCTCAAGAATATGCTCTAGTGACCTAACCACTGTATAGGTGGGATGCAACCCTAGCCTTAGTATCTCGTCAAGGGACCGTGTTCTCGCAACAATATCTAGACCACGTtgcaagagaagagaaaaatgatAGATGGTCATTTTACGACCTGACAGGATGTCCAAGCGATCTAGTTATCTACATTTTCAAACTCGCCCAATTGGCGCAGCAGAGCGAAATCGCATCCTCCATGACATGGCTGACCTTTGACCTTAATCCAGTCGTTCAGATAGAATCCCAGCTTCGAGCATGGAAACATTTCTCCTTCACAGCTCCCGAGTACAGTGCCACCGATGACAGCTATGATGATAGCGACAAAAGTGAGCGAGATGGCGAATCGGCCTTTCACGCCCGCCAGGATCGTCATCACGTCGCAGAAGCCTGGCGCCACGCATTACTACTATATATCGAACGGATATTTAGATGGGACCGGTCCCAGAAAAGGCCTCGCTCAATTAAACAACTTGCGAGACTCACATTGAACCATGTTCGGTGTTGTCGACGGACGTCACAAATGCAAAAACAACTATTGCTGCCCGTCTTCCTCGCAGGGAGCGAGACAGGAGATGAGGATATGCAAGACCTGGTCCGAGGATATTGCCAC
The sequence above is a segment of the Aspergillus chevalieri M1 DNA, chromosome 6, nearly complete sequence genome. Coding sequences within it:
- a CDS encoding uncharacterized protein (COG:S;~EggNog:ENOG410PWX2;~InterPro:IPR036864,IPR021858,IPR001138;~PFAM:PF11951;~go_function: GO:0000981 - DNA-binding transcription factor activity, RNA polymerase II-specific [Evidence IEA];~go_function: GO:0008270 - zinc ion binding [Evidence IEA];~go_process: GO:0006355 - regulation of transcription, DNA-templated [Evidence IEA]); the protein is MSSHASHSTSQLGKRTNSLAFAAMDCHTCASNGHKCDRQRPQCTTCLDQGQKCGGFAMPLSWDERRTWLGQTSRNKSLRTAPEEGDDVQRSSVSQHGDTTSPNSNPRNFRFVLNGNKTRKRRKVVQSRKENTPGPVTAAEAVTEDCLPALDGTNLDNIFLRGQQADPFPELASLAASEQWLDDPGNALFLNDTFDLSSSLDYFATLLPPELSAPSVHNPITMDRDPAESLTGPGGLPADAFPEALASLVHQGEASVEGGGVLTTQRSPVASGSGARLVPSAPVGSQSDALLQMYDSEFCVLPITSDTELNPFRFRQPLSQAPRVLFHSIFALCCRHLSQLTGSWSSEEREHRSQASKLLESALKIDQLARRGLTLLDPILILFTLDCTISASGRWSTHLSRVRSILETCGGATALNNARLRSQVAMMLWWDATLALVSRQGTVFSQQYLDHVAREEKNDRWSFYDLTGCPSDLVIYIFKLAQLAQQSEIASSMTWLTFDLNPVVQIESQLRAWKHFSFTAPEYSATDDSYDDSDKSERDGESAFHARQDRHHVAEAWRHALLLYIERIFRWDRSQKRPRSIKQLARLTLNHVRCCRRTSQMQKQLLLPVFLAGSETGDEDMQDLVRGYCHWWGKRSRFNMFHSVPALLEDIWGGGKWWGLVVDEKTKGAIGENVSMQFLFG
- a CDS encoding uncharacterized protein (COG:S;~EggNog:ENOG410QE8I;~InterPro:IPR006175,IPR035959;~PFAM:PF01042), which translates into the protein MQQITYKHLPGPVGDCLKPASYATTATVPVSPTASLVYTTGHIGLRLDTAELVHESLEAEFKAIFTCLDAALKNAGAIRGLAQAYRFTSYLVRAEDEAVMQSVFRRMAPGHTPTWCSVLVKEINVKGMSAEIAAEGVVYSGDWCSCTLPYN